A genomic window from Quercus lobata isolate SW786 chromosome 10, ValleyOak3.0 Primary Assembly, whole genome shotgun sequence includes:
- the LOC115962826 gene encoding peptidyl-prolyl cis-trans isomerase NIMA-interacting 4 — protein MGKDSKAKDSGAKGKGKQAASGSDENASKGKGKGGKAADGLGTCTYVKARHILCEKQGKINEAYKKLQDGWLSNGDKVPPAEFAKVAQEYSECPSGKKGGDLGWFPRGKMAGPFQEVAFNTPVGVTSAPFKSTHGYHIILSEGRKN, from the exons ATGGGAAAGGACTCAAAGGCCAAGGACTCAGGTGCAAAGGGTAAGGGAAAACAGGCAGCAAGTGGGAGTGATGAGAACGCATCGAAGGGTAAAGGGAAAGGTGGAAAGGCAGCAGATGGGCTTGGCACCTGTACATATGTCAAAG CAAGGCATATCTTATGTGAGAAGCAAGGGAAAATTAATGAAGCATACAAGAAGCTGCAGGATGGCTGGCTTAGCAATGGAGATAAGGTTCCACCAGCTGAGTTTGCAAAG GTAGCTCAAGAATATTCTGAATGTCCATCAGGGAAGAAGGGTGGAGATCTTGGATGGTTTCCACGAGGTAAGATGGCCGGGCCATTTCAGGAGGTTGCCTTCAATACACCTGTTGGGGTTACAAGTGCACCATTCAAATCAAC aCATGGATACCACATAATCTTATCTGAAGGGAGAAAGAACTGA